The following proteins are encoded in a genomic region of Corylus avellana chromosome ca4, CavTom2PMs-1.0:
- the LOC132178330 gene encoding uncharacterized protein LOC132178330, whose product MEPSSSHLVLAATDRQGRICILDFRARSPLLCASSARCVFQYDAAPEFLSCLRRYPFDSCHFCALGLKGFLLSVKVLGETEDDIVLKELQIPTDDIVWLLKLKPKASEYLGQGYCQTNGSPAPHTPPLPHLHASSTSLSLSNATQNPLSGLSFSPLVLYQYRPWNSNAETARSSQGFNFEDDKDEGEDQDSEFGFGGSRGRKKKKEKRRWWSDESSSSPEMEEGSGGIFEEVFDSFWIFKVFRSYGWTLPPIILSWLLASGPKAVLMALVLPRGQSVVSLAFEKLWGRKRSRPKRKSRMRRKPSASTVSSVETDAEEQDES is encoded by the exons ATGGAGCCCTCATCGTCCCATCTCGTCCTCGCCGCCACCGACCGCCAGGGACGCATCTGCATCCTCGATTTCCGCGCCCGATCCCCGCTTCTCTG CGCCTCCTCCGCCCGCTGCGTCTTCCAATACGACGCCGCGCCCGAGTTCCTCTCCTGCCTTCGCCGCTACCCCTTCGACTCCTGCCACTTCTGCGCCCTCGGCCTCAAGGGCTTCCTCTTATCCGTCAAGGTGCTGGGCGAGACCGAAGACGATATCGTCCTCAAGGAGCTACAGATCCCCACCGACGATATTGTCTGGTTGTTGAAGCTAAAGCCTAAAGCCTCAGAG TATTTAGGACAAGGCTATTGCCAAACAAATGGAAGCCCAGCTCCTCACACACCACCCCTGCCCCATCTTCACGCATCCTCGACCTCCTTATCGCTATCCAACGCGACCCAAAACCCCTTATCCGGCCTCTCATTCTCGCCGCTCGTTCTCTACCAGTACCGTCCCTGGAACTCCAATGCCGAAACCGCCCGTTCCTCACAGGGATTCAACTTCGAGGATGACAAAGACGAAGGAGAAGACCAAGATTCTGAATTTGGCTTTGGAGGAAGCAGAggcagaaagaagaagaaggagaagaggcGGTGGTGGTCCGACGAGTCTTCTTCCTCGCCGGAGATGGAGGAAGGGTCTGGTGGGATCTTCGAGGAAGTCTTTGACAGTTTCTGGATTTTCAAG GTGTTCAGATCCTATGGCTGGACACTTCCACCCATTATCTTATCTTGGCTGCTAGCTTCAGGCCCAAAAGCTGTTCTTATGGCATTAGTGCTTCCCCGTGGTCAGTCAGTCGTGTCTCTGGCATTTGAGAAGTTGTGGGGGAGGAAACGAAGCAGGCCAAAACGCAAGTCCAGGATGAGGAGGAAACCATCTGCCAGCACTGTGAGTAGTGTTGAAACTGATGCAGAAGAACAAGATGAAAGTTGA